A DNA window from Rhodococcus sp. Z13 contains the following coding sequences:
- a CDS encoding low molecular weight protein-tyrosine-phosphatase, with amino-acid sequence MLHVTFVCTGNICRSPMAEKIFAEHLRREGLDHRVRVSSAGTHGWHVGSEADPRTNAVLQQHGYPTGHSAAKLGAEHLSADLVVAMTTTHERTLAQLGVPSDRRVLLRSFDPDADDDSVPDPYYGSLAEFELVREQIEAAVPGLLDWVRRQ; translated from the coding sequence ATGCTGCACGTGACGTTCGTGTGCACGGGGAACATCTGCCGGTCCCCGATGGCCGAGAAGATCTTCGCCGAGCACCTGCGCCGGGAGGGTCTCGACCACAGGGTGCGGGTGTCCAGCGCGGGCACGCACGGCTGGCACGTCGGGTCCGAGGCCGATCCGCGTACCAACGCGGTGCTGCAGCAGCACGGCTATCCGACGGGTCACAGTGCCGCGAAGCTCGGCGCCGAGCACCTGTCGGCGGATCTCGTCGTCGCGATGACCACCACGCACGAGCGCACGCTCGCGCAGCTCGGAGTGCCGTCGGACCGGCGGGTGCTGCTGCGCTCGTTCGACCCGGACGCCGACGACGACTCGGTGCCCGACCCCTACTACGGGTCGCTGGCCGAGTTCGAGCTGGTCCGCGAGCAGATCGAGGCTGCGGTGCCGGGTCTGCTCGACTGGGTGCGACGGCAGTGA
- a CDS encoding HAD hydrolase-like protein: MTVLADTHPLVVPAPVVLFDLDGTLTDSATGVINGFLHAAEKVGFAAPEGALERLLGPPMRDTLQTLGLDEPRIAAGLAAYREYYSATGWAENAVFDGIEALLESVRAAGSRLAVATSKSQTFAERILEHFGLAGYFEFIGGASDDGSRRHKSDVVAHSLAALGVVPRDVAGGGTPGVVMVGDREHDIHGAGRWGIPTVFVEWGYGTDDEGRAAARTTANVDELREVLTGGR, encoded by the coding sequence GTGACCGTTCTCGCAGACACGCATCCCCTCGTCGTTCCCGCTCCGGTCGTGCTGTTCGACCTGGACGGTACGCTCACCGATTCCGCGACCGGGGTGATCAACGGGTTCCTGCACGCGGCCGAGAAGGTCGGCTTCGCGGCGCCGGAGGGCGCGCTCGAACGGCTGCTCGGACCGCCGATGCGCGACACCCTGCAGACCCTCGGTCTGGACGAGCCGCGGATCGCGGCGGGTCTCGCCGCGTACCGGGAGTACTACTCCGCCACCGGCTGGGCCGAGAACGCGGTCTTCGACGGGATCGAGGCGCTGCTGGAGTCGGTGCGGGCGGCGGGCAGCCGGCTGGCGGTCGCGACCTCGAAGTCGCAGACCTTCGCCGAGCGCATCCTCGAGCACTTCGGGCTGGCCGGGTACTTCGAGTTCATCGGCGGGGCCAGCGACGACGGCAGCCGCAGGCACAAGTCCGACGTGGTCGCGCACAGCCTCGCCGCGCTCGGTGTCGTCCCGCGCGACGTCGCGGGGGGCGGCACCCCGGGTGTGGTGATGGTCGGCGACCGCGAGCACGACATCCACGGCGCGGGCCGGTGGGGCATCCCGACCGTCTTCGTGGAGTGGGGTTACGGCACGGACGACGAGGGTCGCGCGGCGGCCCGCACGACCGCGAACGTCGACGAACTGCGCGAGGTGCTCACCGGTGGACGCTGA
- a CDS encoding zinc ribbon domain-containing protein, which translates to MNVEPTVQAKLLSLAAVDAELNRLAHRRRTLPEQQEVDRLQVERNARKDAAVAVEIVLDDLDRDIRKLESEIEAVRKRADRDRSLLQSGSVGSKQLTELQHELGSLERRQSVLEDDLLEVMERREASKADHDHAGAQVSQIDEQIADAMRARDEALADIEVAEQRCRSDREALLAVFPDELVALYEKQRERAGIGAALLQGRRCGACRLELDRGEIARIAATPAEVLVRCPECDAIMVRTKESGL; encoded by the coding sequence GTGAACGTCGAACCCACCGTGCAGGCCAAGCTCCTGTCCCTCGCTGCCGTGGACGCCGAGCTCAACCGCCTCGCGCACCGCCGTCGGACACTGCCCGAACAGCAGGAGGTGGACCGGCTCCAGGTCGAACGCAACGCCCGTAAGGACGCCGCGGTCGCCGTCGAGATCGTCCTCGACGATCTGGACCGCGACATCCGCAAGCTCGAGAGCGAGATCGAGGCCGTGCGCAAGCGTGCGGACCGCGACCGGTCGCTGCTCCAGAGCGGTTCGGTGGGATCCAAGCAGCTCACCGAACTGCAGCACGAGCTCGGCAGCCTCGAACGCCGCCAGTCCGTCCTCGAGGACGACCTGCTCGAGGTGATGGAACGCCGCGAGGCGTCCAAGGCCGACCACGACCACGCCGGCGCCCAGGTCTCGCAGATCGACGAGCAGATCGCCGACGCGATGCGGGCCCGCGACGAGGCCCTCGCCGACATCGAGGTCGCCGAGCAGCGCTGCCGCAGCGACCGCGAAGCCCTGCTCGCGGTGTTCCCGGACGAGTTGGTGGCCCTCTACGAGAAGCAGCGGGAGCGGGCGGGTATCGGTGCCGCCCTGCTGCAGGGCCGCCGCTGCGGCGCCTGCCGTCTCGAGCTCGATCGCGGTGAGATCGCCCGCATCGCGGCGACCCCCGCCGAGGTGCTCGTGCGCTGCCCCGAGTGCGACGCGATCATGGTGCGCACCAAGGAATCCGGCCTGTGA
- a CDS encoding bifunctional RNase H/acid phosphatase yields the protein MTRVVVEADGGSRGNPGPAGYGAVVFDADHRTILAERQASVGRATNNVAEYKGLIAGLTAAAELGADEVDVRMDSKLVVEQMSGRWQVKHPDMKPLAAEARALAGRFARVSFTWIPRAENAHADRLANEAMDAAAESAGGDAAAESADGDAAQDPVVQDSRGTTAPDPGKTSSPGWTGATGTPTRLLLLRHGQTPLSVERRYSGRGNPPLTELGREQALAAARRIGARGGVAAVVSSPLGRARETATAAADALGLPLTVHDGLIETDFGDWEGLTFGEAAERDPELHRRWLGDTSVRPPKGESFDEVAKRIEVVRDDLLAEYGGSTVLVVSHVTPIKTFLQLALESGPSLLYRLHLDLASLSIAEFYPDGGSSVRLVNDTSHL from the coding sequence GTGACCAGGGTCGTCGTCGAAGCGGACGGCGGTTCCCGGGGCAATCCCGGCCCTGCCGGCTACGGCGCCGTGGTCTTCGACGCCGACCACCGCACGATCCTGGCCGAACGGCAGGCGAGCGTCGGCCGCGCCACCAACAACGTGGCCGAGTACAAGGGGCTCATCGCGGGCCTGACCGCCGCCGCCGAACTCGGCGCCGACGAGGTGGACGTCCGGATGGATTCCAAGCTCGTCGTCGAGCAGATGAGCGGTCGCTGGCAGGTCAAGCATCCGGACATGAAGCCGCTCGCCGCCGAGGCCCGGGCCCTGGCCGGACGCTTCGCGCGGGTGAGCTTCACCTGGATCCCGCGCGCCGAGAACGCCCACGCCGACCGCCTCGCCAACGAGGCGATGGACGCGGCCGCCGAGTCGGCCGGCGGGGATGCGGCCGCCGAGTCGGCCGACGGGGATGCGGCACAGGATCCCGTCGTGCAGGACTCCCGCGGGACCACCGCGCCGGATCCCGGGAAGACGTCCTCGCCCGGCTGGACCGGTGCGACCGGCACTCCGACGCGTCTGCTGCTGCTGCGGCACGGCCAGACCCCGCTGTCGGTCGAACGCCGCTATTCGGGGCGCGGTAACCCGCCGCTGACCGAACTCGGACGCGAACAGGCACTGGCCGCCGCCCGCCGGATCGGGGCGCGCGGCGGTGTCGCCGCCGTCGTGTCGTCGCCGCTCGGACGGGCCCGGGAGACCGCCACGGCCGCGGCCGACGCCCTCGGCCTGCCCTTGACCGTGCACGACGGTCTCATAGAGACCGACTTCGGGGACTGGGAGGGGCTCACCTTCGGGGAGGCCGCCGAGCGCGACCCCGAGCTGCACCGTCGCTGGCTGGGCGACACCTCGGTGCGGCCCCCGAAGGGGGAGAGCTTCGACGAGGTCGCCAAGCGGATCGAGGTGGTCCGCGACGACCTGCTCGCCGAGTACGGCGGCTCGACCGTCCTCGTCGTCTCCCACGTGACGCCGATCAAGACGTTCCTGCAGCTCGCGCTCGAATCCGGGCCGTCGCTGCTGTACCGCCTGCACCTGGACCTGGCCTCGCTGAGCATCGCGGAGTTCTATCCGGACGGTGGCTCGTCGGTGCGGCTGGTCAACGACACCTCGCACCTGTAA
- a CDS encoding Nif3-like dinuclear metal center hexameric protein codes for MTAPTLREVIDVLETAYPPSLAESWDSVGLVAGDPAEPVRKVLLAVDATAAVVDEALDWGAQLLLVHHPLLLRGVDTVGAHTPKGALIHRLIRGGCALFTAHTNADRANPGVSDALAAVLGLTGLRPLEPKPEPATDKWVVMVPTDAADTVRAALFAAGAGALGNYRECCWSTSGTGQFRPVDGADPAIGSVGDLETVPEDRIEVVAPRRLRKAVLAALRAAHPYEEPAFDVLELADLPSDRGLGRVGELPETRTLREFTADVAAALPATEWGVRGAGDPDRPIRTVAVCGGSGDSFLATVAALGVDAYVTADLRHHPADEHLRAGGPALVDVAHWASEYPWCAQARGVLDGAFAERDGWESRVSELRTDPWTTAARAVR; via the coding sequence GTGACGGCGCCGACGCTGCGTGAGGTGATCGACGTTCTCGAGACGGCCTACCCCCCGTCGCTCGCGGAGAGCTGGGATTCGGTGGGCCTCGTGGCCGGGGACCCGGCCGAGCCGGTCCGCAAGGTGCTCCTCGCCGTGGACGCGACCGCCGCGGTCGTCGACGAGGCCCTCGACTGGGGTGCGCAGCTGCTGCTCGTGCACCACCCGCTGCTGCTGCGCGGCGTCGACACCGTCGGTGCCCACACCCCGAAGGGCGCTCTGATCCACCGCCTCATCCGGGGTGGCTGCGCGTTGTTCACCGCCCACACCAACGCCGACCGCGCCAACCCGGGCGTGTCCGACGCGCTCGCCGCGGTGCTGGGCCTGACCGGGCTGCGCCCCCTCGAACCCAAGCCGGAACCGGCCACCGACAAGTGGGTCGTCATGGTCCCCACCGACGCCGCGGACACGGTCCGCGCCGCGCTGTTCGCCGCCGGCGCCGGAGCACTCGGCAACTACCGCGAGTGTTGCTGGAGCACCAGCGGCACCGGGCAGTTCCGGCCCGTCGACGGCGCCGACCCCGCCATCGGCTCGGTCGGGGACCTCGAAACCGTCCCCGAGGACCGCATCGAGGTCGTCGCCCCGCGGCGGCTGCGGAAGGCGGTCCTCGCAGCCCTGCGGGCGGCGCATCCCTACGAGGAACCGGCCTTCGACGTCCTCGAACTCGCCGACCTGCCGAGCGACCGCGGGCTCGGGCGGGTGGGGGAGCTGCCGGAGACCCGGACGCTGCGCGAGTTCACCGCCGACGTCGCCGCGGCCCTGCCCGCCACCGAATGGGGTGTGCGCGGCGCCGGCGACCCGGACCGGCCCATCCGCACCGTCGCGGTGTGCGGCGGCTCGGGTGACTCCTTCCTGGCGACCGTCGCCGCCCTCGGGGTGGACGCCTACGTCACCGCCGACCTGCGGCACCATCCCGCCGACGAACATCTGCGTGCGGGTGGCCCGGCGCTGGTGGACGTCGCACACTGGGCGAGTGAGTATCCCTGGTGCGCCCAGGCCCGCGGCGTCCTCGACGGGGCGTTCGCCGAGCGCGACGGCTGGGAGTCGCGAGTGAGCGAACTGCGTACCGATCCCTGGACGACCGCGGCCCGCGCGGTACGGTAA
- a CDS encoding SURF1 family protein: MRRLTFLLRPGWLVLALVVVGFAYACFTVLAPWQLGKNTDTEERNARISASMAQDPVPVGDLLGGDGPTIDDEWRRVVAEGSYLPDSDVLVRLRSVESKPAYEVLTPLALNDGRTILVNRGYVRPVQGTEVPEIPPAPTGPVTLDARIRMSEGTVPGKDPFTDAGYQQVYFIDAPQVASLTGLELEDVYLQLDADQPGGLGVVPLPQLDSGPYLSYGLQWLAFGIMAPLGLGYFVWAELRERRKAKAAAAGTPEAPVEPAPRTTAEKLADRYGRPR; the protein is encoded by the coding sequence GTGCGCCGATTGACGTTTCTCCTCCGCCCGGGCTGGCTCGTCCTGGCCCTGGTCGTCGTGGGCTTCGCCTATGCGTGCTTCACGGTGCTCGCACCCTGGCAGCTCGGCAAGAACACGGACACCGAGGAGCGCAACGCACGGATCTCCGCGTCGATGGCCCAGGATCCGGTGCCCGTCGGCGACCTGCTGGGCGGTGACGGGCCGACGATCGACGACGAGTGGCGTCGTGTTGTCGCGGAGGGCAGCTACCTGCCGGACTCGGACGTGCTGGTGCGGTTGCGCAGCGTCGAGTCCAAGCCCGCCTACGAGGTGCTGACCCCGCTCGCGCTGAACGACGGCCGCACGATCCTGGTCAACCGCGGTTACGTGCGTCCGGTGCAGGGCACCGAGGTGCCCGAGATCCCTCCGGCGCCGACCGGACCGGTCACCCTCGACGCCCGCATCCGCATGTCCGAGGGCACGGTGCCGGGCAAGGACCCGTTCACCGACGCCGGTTACCAGCAGGTGTACTTCATCGATGCCCCGCAGGTCGCGTCGCTGACGGGTCTCGAGCTCGAGGACGTCTACCTGCAACTCGACGCCGACCAGCCCGGTGGGCTCGGTGTGGTGCCGCTCCCCCAGCTCGATTCGGGTCCGTACCTGTCGTACGGGCTGCAGTGGCTCGCGTTCGGGATCATGGCGCCGCTCGGCCTGGGCTACTTCGTGTGGGCGGAGCTGCGGGAGCGCCGCAAGGCGAAGGCCGCGGCGGCCGGGACCCCGGAGGCGCCCGTCGAGCCGGCTCCGCGCACCACGGCCGAGAAGCTCGCCGATCGATACGGCCGCCCCCGGTGA
- a CDS encoding RNB domain-containing ribonuclease: MVTTPIVFAPAIDFAEVRAEFELPGDFPDDALAEARLATDRYADAREDRTDLPFVTIDPPGSMDLDQALHLERTAHGFVLHYAIADVYALVEPGGALDAETHSRGQTYYLPDGSIPLHPRELSEGTASLLPGEIRPAVVWRIETDERAEPVAVQVRRALIRSVARFDYAGVQHDADRGTLHPSIAALPDFGRLREDAALRRGAIELRLPTQDVVAHGDGWKLQIEPRTAADDWNSQVSLLTGMCAAQLMIDARVGLLRTLPPADPEAVAALRRTAGSLGVRWPADLGVGAFLAGLDANAPETLVLMSEAPRLLRGASYTAFDGELPSSTLHGAIGAPYAHVTAPLRRLSDRYATEVFLAVSAGGPVPAPVREELATLPRIMSSTDSLAGKVDRACIDLTEAVVLGPRVGEIFEATVLKEATDRRDAEVFVAAETVIGPCGGAPEEGRTVPVRLTLADPRARKIRFDHER; encoded by the coding sequence GTGGTGACCACCCCCATCGTCTTCGCCCCGGCGATCGACTTCGCCGAGGTACGTGCCGAGTTCGAGCTGCCCGGCGACTTCCCGGACGACGCCCTCGCCGAGGCCCGCCTGGCCACGGACCGCTACGCGGACGCGCGCGAGGACCGCACCGACCTGCCCTTCGTGACCATCGACCCGCCGGGTTCGATGGATCTCGACCAGGCGCTGCACCTCGAACGCACCGCACACGGCTTCGTCCTGCACTACGCGATCGCCGACGTCTACGCCCTCGTCGAACCGGGCGGCGCCCTCGATGCGGAGACGCACAGTCGCGGGCAGACCTACTACCTGCCCGACGGGTCGATCCCGCTGCATCCGCGCGAACTGTCCGAGGGCACCGCGAGCCTGCTGCCGGGCGAGATCCGGCCCGCGGTGGTGTGGCGCATCGAGACCGACGAGCGTGCCGAACCCGTCGCGGTGCAGGTGCGGCGCGCCCTGATCCGTTCGGTCGCGCGGTTCGATTACGCCGGGGTCCAGCACGACGCCGACCGCGGCACGCTGCACCCCTCCATCGCCGCCCTGCCCGACTTCGGCCGGCTGCGGGAGGATGCCGCGCTGCGACGCGGTGCCATCGAACTGCGACTGCCCACCCAGGACGTCGTCGCCCACGGTGACGGCTGGAAGCTGCAGATCGAGCCCCGCACCGCGGCCGACGACTGGAACTCGCAGGTCTCGCTGCTCACCGGGATGTGCGCGGCACAGTTGATGATCGACGCGCGGGTGGGGCTGCTGCGCACGTTGCCGCCCGCCGACCCGGAAGCCGTCGCCGCGCTGCGCCGCACTGCCGGGTCGCTCGGCGTGCGCTGGCCCGCCGACCTCGGTGTCGGTGCGTTCCTCGCCGGACTCGACGCGAACGCCCCCGAGACCCTGGTGCTGATGAGCGAGGCCCCGCGGCTGCTGCGCGGCGCGTCCTACACGGCGTTCGACGGCGAGTTGCCGTCGTCCACCCTGCACGGCGCGATCGGCGCGCCCTACGCCCACGTCACCGCGCCGCTGCGGCGCCTGTCGGACCGCTACGCCACCGAGGTGTTCCTGGCCGTGTCGGCCGGCGGACCGGTGCCCGCCCCGGTCCGTGAGGAACTCGCGACCCTCCCGCGCATCATGTCGTCCACCGACTCGCTCGCGGGCAAGGTCGACCGGGCCTGCATCGACCTCACCGAAGCGGTGGTCCTCGGTCCGCGCGTCGGGGAGATCTTCGAGGCCACGGTGCTGAAGGAGGCCACGGACCGTCGCGACGCGGAGGTGTTCGTCGCCGCCGAGACCGTGATCGGTCCGTGCGGAGGTGCCCCGGAGGAAGGCCGCACCGTACCGGTCCGGCTCACCCTCGCCGACCCGCGGGCCCGCAAGATCCGTTTCGACCATGAACGCTGA
- the pip gene encoding prolyl aminopeptidase, with protein sequence MALRELYPPIEPHATGMLDVGDGQQLYWEESGNPDGKPVVFLHGGPGGGTSPNQRQFFDPQAYRIVLFDQRGCGRSLPHVADGADLSVNTTDHLIADIERLQVFLGVERWMVFGGSWGSTLALAYAQRHPGRVTELVLRGIFLLRRSEIDWYYNGGAGQVFPEAWEGFCAPLAAAEPGEHPVDTYHRLLHSHDPRVALDAAVAWSTWEGATSTLLPHPERVAETAESRFALAFARIENHYFHHRGFLDEGQLLRDIDVMQDIPGVIVQGRYDVVCPARSAWDLHRAWPSSRLIVVDDAGHSAHEPGIAHHLLEATDGFR encoded by the coding sequence ATGGCGCTGCGCGAGTTGTACCCGCCCATCGAACCGCACGCCACGGGCATGCTCGACGTGGGCGACGGCCAGCAGCTGTACTGGGAGGAGAGCGGGAACCCGGACGGCAAGCCGGTGGTGTTCCTGCACGGCGGTCCCGGCGGGGGCACCTCGCCGAACCAGCGGCAGTTCTTCGATCCGCAGGCCTACCGCATCGTGCTGTTCGACCAGCGCGGCTGCGGCCGCTCGCTGCCGCACGTCGCCGACGGCGCCGATCTGTCGGTCAACACCACCGACCACCTGATCGCCGACATCGAGCGGCTGCAGGTGTTCCTCGGGGTGGAACGGTGGATGGTGTTCGGCGGGTCGTGGGGGTCGACGCTGGCCCTGGCGTACGCGCAGCGTCATCCCGGCCGGGTCACCGAACTGGTGCTGCGCGGCATCTTCCTGCTGCGCCGCAGCGAGATCGACTGGTACTACAACGGCGGTGCCGGACAGGTGTTCCCGGAGGCCTGGGAGGGTTTCTGCGCGCCGCTCGCGGCCGCGGAACCGGGCGAGCATCCCGTCGACACCTACCACCGGTTGCTGCACTCCCACGACCCGCGGGTCGCGCTGGACGCGGCGGTGGCGTGGTCCACCTGGGAGGGCGCGACGAGCACCCTGCTGCCGCATCCCGAGCGGGTCGCCGAGACCGCCGAGTCGCGGTTCGCGTTGGCGTTCGCCCGCATCGAGAACCACTACTTCCACCACCGCGGGTTCCTCGACGAAGGGCAGCTGCTGCGCGACATCGATGTGATGCAGGACATCCCGGGGGTGATCGTGCAGGGCCGCTACGACGTGGTGTGTCCGGCCCGCAGCGCGTGGGATCTGCACCGGGCGTGGCCGTCGTCGCGGCTGATCGTCGTCGACGACGCCGGGCACTCGGCGCACGAGCCGGGGATCGCCCACCATCTGCTCGAGGCCACCGACGGGTTCCGCTGA
- a CDS encoding lipase family protein yields MRIGAGVLAAAAAATLVAAGATGVTHAHADPVPDFYTPPAAFQDSAPGEILRTAPSVAAVVPNTPAVIDASVTRVMYRSTDARGGPVATVGTVLVPSQPWTGDGPRPTVVLGPGTQGMGDQCAPSKLMTFGQEYEYIHIGPMLARGYAVAVTDYEGLGTPGVHPYLNRESQGRAMLDLARATRSLDGLGVDPDGPIAFWGYSQGGMSSASAAELLASYAPELPVVGAVAGSPPADLADLAVAGDGSSLVGGIGWVVDGFVSAYPEHRDEMLSVFNDAGLDILRRAETACVFDALLLNPFMPTSAYTRDGRPIAAHLDTEPWASVVEEQRLGNRIPSVPVFVAQSTNDDFVLVQGVDGMVAKWCAGGADVTYRRYDVPPVLTKTGAGHLIGMFPSLVEGLDWLDQRFAGEPPASGCGA; encoded by the coding sequence ATGCGCATCGGTGCCGGAGTGCTGGCCGCGGCCGCAGCCGCGACTCTCGTCGCGGCGGGAGCGACGGGCGTGACACACGCCCACGCCGACCCGGTACCGGACTTCTACACCCCACCGGCCGCCTTCCAGGACTCCGCGCCGGGTGAGATCCTGCGCACCGCCCCGTCGGTCGCCGCGGTCGTCCCGAACACTCCGGCGGTGATCGACGCGTCGGTGACCCGCGTGATGTACCGCAGCACCGACGCGCGCGGCGGCCCGGTCGCGACGGTCGGCACCGTGCTCGTCCCGTCGCAGCCGTGGACCGGGGACGGACCGCGGCCCACCGTCGTGCTCGGCCCCGGCACCCAGGGTATGGGCGACCAGTGCGCCCCGTCGAAGCTCATGACCTTCGGGCAGGAGTACGAGTACATCCACATCGGGCCGATGCTCGCCCGCGGCTACGCCGTCGCGGTCACCGACTACGAGGGTCTGGGCACCCCGGGTGTGCACCCCTATCTCAACCGGGAATCGCAGGGCCGGGCGATGCTCGACCTCGCCCGCGCCACCCGCTCGCTCGACGGGCTCGGGGTGGATCCGGACGGCCCGATCGCGTTCTGGGGCTACTCGCAGGGCGGGATGTCCTCGGCGTCCGCCGCCGAGCTCCTCGCGTCGTACGCGCCGGAACTGCCGGTGGTGGGCGCGGTCGCCGGCTCACCGCCCGCCGATCTCGCCGACCTCGCGGTCGCCGGCGACGGATCCTCGCTGGTCGGCGGCATCGGTTGGGTCGTCGACGGGTTCGTCTCGGCGTATCCGGAGCACCGCGACGAGATGCTGTCGGTGTTCAACGATGCCGGCCTCGACATCCTGCGGCGTGCCGAGACGGCGTGCGTCTTCGACGCCCTGCTGCTGAACCCGTTCATGCCGACCTCGGCGTACACGCGCGACGGCCGTCCCATCGCCGCTCATCTCGACACCGAACCGTGGGCGTCGGTGGTGGAGGAGCAGCGGCTGGGCAACCGCATCCCGTCGGTCCCGGTGTTCGTCGCGCAGAGCACGAACGACGACTTCGTGCTCGTGCAGGGCGTCGACGGCATGGTCGCGAAGTGGTGCGCAGGTGGTGCCGACGTCACCTACCGTCGCTACGACGTGCCGCCGGTGCTCACCAAGACCGGTGCGGGGCACCTGATCGGGATGTTCCCGTCGCTGGTCGAGGGCCTGGACTGGCTCGACCAGCGGTTCGCCGGCGAGCCTCCGGCCTCGGGCTGCGGGGCCTGA
- a CDS encoding DUF5655 domain-containing protein produces MYVTVDDYLADKDPAAVDVFRRVRAMILDLGDDVTEQVHSSEISWSRTRVFAAAFVYSSRLEVALDLPKRVHHRTLREVFPNKGPVTTHRLSVSSVDELDDHFIALLEEAYRTAAGRP; encoded by the coding sequence ATGTACGTCACCGTCGACGACTATCTGGCCGACAAGGATCCGGCGGCCGTCGACGTCTTCCGGCGGGTGCGCGCGATGATCCTGGACCTCGGGGACGACGTCACCGAGCAGGTGCACTCGTCGGAGATCTCCTGGTCCCGCACCCGCGTCTTCGCCGCGGCGTTCGTCTATTCGTCGCGGCTGGAGGTCGCGCTGGATCTGCCCAAGCGCGTCCACCATCGCACGCTGCGCGAGGTGTTCCCGAACAAGGGCCCCGTCACGACGCACCGGCTGAGCGTGTCGTCCGTCGACGAGCTCGACGACCATTTCATCGCGCTGCTCGAGGAGGCCTACCGCACCGCCGCAGGCCGTCCCTGA
- a CDS encoding DUF1697 domain-containing protein yields the protein MTRYAALLRGINVGGIRIRMADLKDVFTGLGLTEVRTVLASGNVLFESPDSPETLEPRIEAALTERFGYDAHVFVVERSYLERVVDAFPFDETREGWHSYVVLVSDPAVLAQLDTLADGLDPQLEQVATGEGVLYWQVEKGRTLDSVVGKRSGSAKHKATTTVRNMKTLRKLL from the coding sequence ATGACTCGATATGCGGCCCTTCTGCGCGGGATCAACGTGGGCGGGATCCGGATCCGGATGGCGGATCTGAAGGACGTCTTCACCGGGCTCGGCCTGACCGAGGTCCGCACGGTGCTCGCCTCCGGGAACGTGCTGTTCGAGTCGCCCGACTCCCCCGAGACCCTCGAGCCCCGGATCGAGGCGGCGCTGACCGAACGGTTCGGCTACGACGCCCACGTGTTCGTCGTGGAGCGGTCGTACCTCGAGCGGGTCGTCGACGCGTTCCCCTTCGACGAGACCCGCGAGGGGTGGCACTCGTACGTGGTCCTCGTCTCCGATCCGGCGGTGCTCGCGCAACTGGACACCCTCGCGGACGGTCTCGACCCGCAGCTCGAGCAGGTCGCGACCGGCGAGGGCGTCCTCTACTGGCAGGTCGAGAAGGGCCGCACCCTCGACAGCGTCGTCGGCAAGCGGTCCGGTTCGGCGAAGCACAAGGCGACGACGACGGTCCGCAACATGAAGACCCTGCGGAAACTGCTCTGA
- a CDS encoding CHAP domain-containing protein, which produces MNAEPSGSAEPSSGEPSSGAPARRRPVFVAAVVVPVLAALALLVWSLAPHRLLPWDSADFPEIDRAALTSTQLRIVDLLADQHDAQHPGTFYSEGVEEPWCADFVSWVMREAGVPLANPHSGHWRIPGVYTLQEYYEQTGRFEPAGSGHRPQVGDVVLYHSAVGFGQREHTNIVVAVDGDRAITVGGNEMGRIRVHELDWAGDGAVVGFGRLPEQPTAD; this is translated from the coding sequence ATGAACGCTGAGCCGTCGGGGAGCGCTGAACCGTCGAGCGGTGAGCCGTCGAGCGGAGCGCCCGCGCGGCGGCGACCGGTGTTCGTCGCCGCCGTGGTGGTGCCGGTGCTCGCTGCCCTGGCCCTGCTGGTGTGGTCGCTCGCCCCGCACCGGTTGCTCCCCTGGGACAGCGCCGACTTCCCCGAGATCGACCGCGCGGCACTGACGTCGACCCAGTTGCGGATCGTCGACCTGCTCGCCGACCAGCACGACGCGCAGCATCCCGGCACCTTCTACTCGGAGGGCGTCGAGGAACCCTGGTGCGCCGACTTCGTCAGCTGGGTGATGCGGGAAGCCGGTGTGCCGCTCGCGAATCCGCACTCAGGGCACTGGCGCATCCCCGGCGTGTACACCCTGCAGGAGTACTACGAGCAGACCGGGCGCTTCGAACCCGCGGGCAGCGGTCACCGGCCGCAGGTCGGCGATGTGGTGCTGTACCACAGCGCCGTCGGGTTCGGGCAGCGCGAACACACCAACATCGTCGTCGCCGTCGACGGGGACCGCGCGATCACCGTGGGCGGCAACGAGATGGGCCGTATCCGCGTGCACGAACTCGACTGGGCCGGCGACGGTGCCGTCGTCGGCTTCGGCCGGCTCCCGGAGCAGCCGACCGCGGACTGA